A genomic segment from Pedobacter sp. MC2016-14 encodes:
- a CDS encoding 7TM diverse intracellular signaling domain-containing protein, with amino-acid sequence MLKFTFVFILCIISNFSYSFDRVLNLNDNQRPELIGTYISYLEDKDNTFTFNEVLKAKNFITADKEIVNFQVSPSTFWLKFTVKNDGRSTDNLLEIIQPLLEEIYLYTPLKNGQYHLTKQGEKFPFYQRTYTQSVNFLFKLNLAPGETKTFYLKVRGHKQILLPIKIIKSDTLSSEVSDQTLWFGIYCGIILVMFLYNLFVYFSIRDKSYLYYVLHTLFIGITQASLTGFTYKYIWSESPWFGNFSVFLLTCLVSIVGVQFLIEFMHMKKIAKKLFILLKIFQLIYVIFIITSLLGFYSLTFKQILSTQSIVAVAILGISVYLYRKGYAEAKYYLIGWTSLMIGIVVYVLKDYGIIPYNTITAYAILFGSAAEVTLLSFALADKINIFKKDKERSQEETLKALQENERIIREQNAILEEKVMERTEALEQTNHTLNDTLYNLKEAQSQLVDSEKMASLGQLTAGIAHEINNPINFVTSNIKPLELDINDLNEVISMYEKLDYDGDLAKQISSIESFKRKIDIHYVREEIKSLLSGIGDGAKRTAEIIRSLKNFSRLDENDTKPVDLNEGLDSTLVLIKSTFPSYLSVVKNYQELPEVECMPGKINQVFMNLITNAVQAIKSKPQHNAEEFITITTWKEDQYVKISIKDSGTGMPDEVKQKIFEPFFTTKDVGEGTGLGLSIVFRIIESHHGNIDVQTKINEGTEFIITLPLNNR; translated from the coding sequence ATGCTAAAATTCACTTTTGTCTTTATTTTATGTATCATCAGTAATTTTAGTTACTCGTTTGATAGGGTGTTAAATTTAAATGACAACCAGCGCCCAGAACTAATTGGAACCTATATTTCATATTTAGAGGATAAAGACAATACCTTTACATTTAACGAGGTATTAAAAGCTAAGAATTTTATTACAGCAGACAAAGAAATTGTAAACTTCCAAGTTTCTCCTTCCACGTTTTGGCTTAAATTTACGGTTAAAAATGACGGCAGATCAACAGATAACTTGCTGGAAATTATCCAACCTTTATTAGAAGAAATATACCTCTATACGCCACTTAAAAACGGGCAATACCACCTCACTAAGCAAGGAGAAAAGTTCCCATTCTATCAAAGAACCTACACGCAAAGCGTAAATTTCTTGTTTAAGCTTAATTTAGCCCCGGGAGAAACCAAAACATTTTACTTAAAAGTACGAGGACACAAACAGATATTATTGCCAATTAAAATCATTAAATCGGACACGCTCTCATCAGAAGTTTCAGATCAAACACTTTGGTTCGGAATTTACTGCGGCATCATACTGGTTATGTTTTTATATAACTTGTTTGTATATTTCAGCATCCGGGATAAAAGTTATCTATACTACGTACTTCACACCCTCTTTATTGGTATTACACAAGCTTCCTTAACAGGCTTTACGTATAAATACATTTGGTCAGAAAGTCCTTGGTTTGGCAATTTCAGCGTCTTCTTACTTACCTGCCTGGTTAGTATAGTTGGCGTACAATTTCTTATAGAATTTATGCATATGAAAAAAATAGCCAAAAAGCTTTTCATATTGCTAAAAATATTCCAGCTCATTTATGTCATTTTCATCATTACAAGTCTTTTAGGTTTTTATTCTTTAACCTTTAAACAAATATTATCCACGCAATCGATTGTAGCCGTAGCCATACTTGGAATCTCAGTATATCTATACAGAAAAGGCTATGCGGAGGCAAAATACTACTTAATTGGTTGGACATCCTTAATGATTGGGATCGTTGTATATGTTTTAAAGGATTACGGTATTATCCCCTACAATACCATAACAGCCTACGCAATACTTTTTGGTTCAGCTGCCGAAGTTACGCTACTGTCTTTCGCCCTTGCAGATAAAATTAACATCTTTAAAAAAGACAAGGAGCGTTCACAAGAAGAAACACTAAAAGCCCTGCAGGAAAATGAACGGATTATCAGAGAGCAAAACGCTATTCTTGAGGAAAAAGTTATGGAGCGTACAGAAGCTTTGGAACAAACAAATCATACTTTAAATGATACGTTATACAACCTGAAAGAAGCACAATCACAGTTGGTAGATTCCGAAAAAATGGCTTCGCTTGGTCAGCTTACCGCAGGTATAGCACATGAAATTAATAATCCAATCAACTTCGTAACTTCAAACATTAAACCTCTTGAGTTGGACATCAACGACCTTAATGAGGTAATTTCAATGTATGAGAAACTCGACTACGACGGAGATCTTGCGAAACAGATTTCAAGTATAGAATCCTTCAAACGAAAAATTGACATCCATTATGTAAGAGAAGAAATCAAATCCTTGCTTTCCGGAATTGGAGATGGAGCAAAACGAACTGCAGAAATTATAAGAAGTCTTAAGAATTTTAGCCGTTTGGACGAAAACGATACCAAACCTGTGGACCTTAATGAAGGATTAGACTCTACGCTTGTACTAATAAAGAGTACATTCCCTTCCTACCTTAGTGTTGTTAAAAATTATCAGGAGCTGCCTGAGGTAGAATGTATGCCCGGAAAAATCAATCAGGTTTTCATGAATTTAATCACAAATGCTGTACAAGCCATAAAATCAAAGCCTCAGCATAATGCAGAAGAGTTTATTACTATTACAACCTGGAAAGAAGACCAATACGTTAAAATCAGCATAAAAGACTCTGGCACAGGCATGCCAGACGAAGTAAAACAAAAAATATTTGAACCATTTTTTACTACGAAAGATGTAGGAGAAGGAACAGGTTTGGGTTTATCCATCGTTTTCAGAATTATTGAAAGTCACCATGGAAATATAGATGTGCAAACAAAAATAAATGAAGGTACAGAATTTATTATTACCTTGCCTTTAAACAATAGATAA
- a CDS encoding Rv1355c family protein: MLLSENQSIESQLCYEPLFYRIQNQDQETALENLLAQNPTIQIHDQISTQLDDLLKSKNPELKKPSRKQIDELKDKHLAGQDLSKYGVWIYYPWSNKLIHALDAEEFIEVRTNRNRYKITREEQALLQSKKIGVVGLSVGQSIALTLAMERTCGELRLADFDTAELSNLNRLRTGIQNLGLQKTVIAAREIAEIDPFIKVRIFNDGLHQGNINEFFTGGGKLDLFVEVCDGLDIKIESRFKARELNIPVVMDTNDRGMLDVERFDLEPSRPILHGLADGLDPENIKGLTNEEKIPFVLKMIGAESISTRLKASMLEVEQSINTWPQLASSVVLGGALTTDVSRRILLDQYHESGRYYIDLDELVGDKKPAPVDTSKYDGPAALTFNDLEQIAGKYKKEVFPVKIDSSNLEDIVKSATLAPSGGNAQPWKFLFDRNMLFIFHDQHHSYSLLDYNNLGSYVSFGAMLENIKVTANKLGLKANEDILPLSDDQRLIAVLSFEQTTPNAELLHLAPIIGSRITNRDVSERVLLTEDLKSLLSKTASEITGAGLKIFENEEDLIEFSEILTNTERLRFLHPRGHYDTFVKELRFSAEEILTSADGLDVATLNMKQSELAALTIAKDPKAIEFLHELQQGHGFKKISKESILKASAIGVITMDGHEGYDFLKGGRALEKVWLEANYRGISFQPISQITFMNELFLSPNESEFNEYEKKEMKNISERFYKILSLENTRYPIFVFRLTLTNTQPIRSLRRPLAKQLFIKH, translated from the coding sequence ATGCTATTATCTGAAAACCAATCAATAGAGTCTCAACTTTGTTATGAGCCATTATTTTATAGAATCCAAAATCAGGATCAAGAAACCGCACTAGAAAATTTATTAGCGCAAAATCCGACGATACAAATACACGATCAAATCAGCACACAGCTTGATGATCTGTTAAAATCTAAAAATCCGGAGCTCAAGAAGCCATCACGTAAACAGATAGATGAGCTCAAGGATAAACATTTAGCTGGCCAGGATTTATCTAAATATGGTGTTTGGATATATTACCCCTGGAGCAACAAATTAATTCATGCACTCGATGCTGAAGAATTTATTGAGGTTAGAACAAATCGAAACCGATACAAAATAACAAGAGAAGAACAGGCTTTACTCCAAAGTAAAAAAATAGGCGTTGTTGGACTTTCTGTTGGCCAATCTATAGCGCTTACATTAGCCATGGAGCGTACATGCGGTGAGTTAAGACTGGCAGATTTTGACACCGCCGAATTAAGTAATTTAAACCGGCTTCGTACGGGCATCCAAAATTTAGGATTGCAAAAAACTGTTATTGCAGCCAGAGAGATTGCGGAAATTGATCCATTTATTAAAGTTCGAATCTTTAACGACGGTCTTCATCAAGGTAATATAAACGAGTTTTTTACCGGCGGAGGAAAGCTTGATTTGTTTGTAGAAGTCTGCGATGGTCTTGACATCAAAATTGAAAGTCGATTTAAAGCCAGAGAATTAAATATACCTGTGGTAATGGACACCAATGACCGGGGTATGCTTGACGTGGAGCGTTTTGACCTTGAACCTTCCCGTCCTATACTTCATGGATTGGCAGACGGCTTAGATCCAGAAAACATAAAGGGCTTAACAAATGAAGAAAAAATACCTTTTGTGCTTAAGATGATCGGAGCAGAAAGTATTTCTACCCGCTTAAAAGCCTCTATGCTCGAAGTAGAACAATCCATCAACACCTGGCCGCAGCTGGCCTCTTCTGTAGTGTTAGGAGGTGCATTAACCACTGATGTCTCACGCAGAATTCTTCTTGATCAATATCACGAATCAGGCAGATACTATATTGATCTTGACGAACTTGTTGGTGATAAAAAACCAGCCCCTGTAGACACCAGTAAATACGATGGTCCTGCGGCGCTAACTTTTAATGATTTAGAACAAATCGCAGGAAAATACAAAAAGGAGGTATTTCCTGTAAAAATTGATAGCAGCAATCTCGAAGATATCGTAAAATCCGCTACGCTCGCACCATCCGGTGGAAATGCACAGCCCTGGAAATTTTTGTTCGATAGAAACATGCTTTTTATTTTTCATGATCAGCATCACTCCTATTCTTTACTTGATTACAATAATTTAGGCTCCTATGTTAGTTTCGGAGCAATGTTAGAAAATATCAAGGTTACAGCCAACAAACTTGGCCTTAAAGCAAATGAAGATATCTTACCTTTAAGTGATGACCAACGGCTCATTGCCGTATTGTCATTTGAGCAGACTACGCCCAATGCAGAATTGCTTCACCTGGCACCTATAATTGGCAGCAGAATTACCAACAGAGATGTTTCTGAAAGAGTTTTATTAACTGAAGATCTCAAGAGTCTACTCAGTAAAACAGCAAGCGAAATTACTGGTGCCGGATTAAAAATATTTGAAAATGAAGAAGACCTGATCGAATTCTCTGAAATTTTAACCAATACAGAGCGACTTCGCTTTTTACATCCCCGCGGGCATTACGATACCTTTGTTAAAGAACTTCGTTTTTCAGCAGAAGAAATTCTAACATCCGCAGATGGATTGGATGTAGCTACCTTAAATATGAAACAAAGCGAACTTGCTGCTTTAACTATAGCGAAGGATCCCAAAGCAATTGAATTTCTACATGAACTACAGCAGGGACATGGTTTTAAGAAAATATCCAAAGAATCTATTTTAAAAGCATCGGCTATTGGCGTAATTACGATGGACGGACACGAGGGCTACGATTTTCTGAAGGGAGGAAGAGCGTTGGAAAAAGTCTGGCTTGAAGCAAATTACCGCGGTATTTCTTTCCAGCCCATTTCGCAAATAACCTTCATGAATGAGTTATTTCTAAGCCCAAATGAGTCAGAATTTAATGAATATGAAAAAAAGGAAATGAAAAACATTAGTGAAAGATTCTACAAAATACTTTCTCTTGAAAACACCAGGTATCCCATATTCGTTTTCAGGCTAACATTAACAAACACACAGCCTATCAGATCGTTAAGGAGACCATTGGCAAAACAATTATTCATCAAACACTAA
- a CDS encoding response regulator — MDKQDINILYVDDEVHNLNAFKASFRRCFNVFTADSAADALAVLKEESIHVIVTDQRMPVMTGIEFLESIIEKYPDPIRILLTGYSDINAVIDAINKGQVYLYITKPWQDDELRLNLERAYEVFSLRKQNKELNEKLTVVNQQLEFMLRQKLLS, encoded by the coding sequence ATGGACAAACAGGATATAAATATACTATACGTAGATGATGAAGTTCATAATTTGAATGCCTTTAAAGCCTCATTTAGAAGGTGTTTTAATGTTTTTACGGCTGACTCCGCAGCAGATGCATTAGCGGTGTTAAAAGAAGAAAGTATCCATGTAATTGTTACAGACCAGCGCATGCCTGTGATGACCGGAATTGAATTTTTGGAATCCATTATTGAGAAATATCCTGATCCGATAAGGATTTTACTAACTGGTTATTCTGATATTAATGCAGTTATTGATGCAATTAATAAAGGTCAAGTCTATTTATACATCACCAAACCATGGCAAGACGATGAATTGAGGCTTAATCTCGAAAGAGCTTATGAAGTGTTTTCTCTAAGAAAGCAAAATAAGGAACTAAACGAGAAACTTACCGTCGTTAATCAACAACTTGAATTTATGCTTCGCCAAAAATTGCTTTCGTAA
- a CDS encoding response regulator gives MNNQSINVLYVDDEIHNLNSFKAGFRRVFNVFTAESAVEGRKILDTEEINIVITDQRMPITTGIEFLESIIPDYPDPIRILLTGYADITAVIDAINRGKVYRYLQKPWMEEELKISIEKAFEVYILRKENKELTAKLIEANEQLESLLKQNLLP, from the coding sequence ATGAATAATCAGTCAATCAACGTTCTTTATGTAGATGATGAAATTCATAATCTAAACTCCTTTAAAGCGGGATTTAGGAGAGTGTTTAATGTATTTACTGCGGAATCTGCTGTTGAGGGGAGAAAAATTCTGGATACTGAAGAGATCAATATTGTGATCACAGATCAAAGAATGCCCATAACCACGGGAATCGAATTTTTGGAATCTATTATTCCTGATTATCCGGACCCCATTCGGATATTGTTGACTGGGTATGCGGATATTACTGCCGTAATTGATGCTATTAACAGGGGAAAGGTATATCGGTATCTTCAAAAGCCCTGGATGGAGGAGGAATTGAAGATTAGTATTGAAAAAGCTTTTGAAGTTTACATACTTCGAAAGGAGAATAAGGAGCTAACTGCTAAACTGATTGAGGCTAACGAACAGCTTGAAAGCCTTCTGAAACAAAATCTACTGCCTTAA
- a CDS encoding PKD domain-containing protein, which yields MSKSVYLLIFILILLCFQKVNGQNISNEGTEFWAVFPTHNPAGANNLANITIYVTSKENSEVTVSCGTYTSGSKAIPANTSVPFDVPRSQAYIDETESYPTRTIISESVLSRGIHVKVTDGQPKVAAYAHIYAGRRSAASLLLPVEAAGQKYYSMNFTQSPNEGNNFIVIVAAEDDTDVRIHNGNTIIPIHLNLKGDVFEYRSVDATDLTGTFIDVDPISSGCKKFVAFSGSSADNIGDCVLAPNVTVSRDPLFQQLYPVNSWGKNYGIVPFIDRRHIVRVLAQEDNTTVKADGVLVATLNAGMYYTSPISSVSSLVTADKNISVAQYSLSQACSGVNGGAKTGDPEMILLNPVEFNIKKITLFSSKDEAISEKYINIYMKTSGTSTFKIDGAAPIKSWVPVPSNPEFSYIQIGLDIELTSVTLMADVGFNAVAYGFGNVESYGYSAGTNLASNNYLLVTNESKTLESPDACVDEPASFKVVLPYEVSKITWSLNEGIPYVDAAPVATPITVNGEVYYSYFYLANKEFELADLGENEMKVNINLAATMAGCPGAPLELTFKFNVDALPDPDFDFAPGTNICPDVPVQFFDRSNSNTVGKKIARWTWTFDDGKIETTQNPFHTFTSGGEHSVKLSVATETGCMSDVKDIPVNVRPKMTAKFSAPSVVCPSVEFSITDQSSIETPGKIVKWLWNFGDGKPTINKFDALPFTYSYSEAGSYTITLVTESESDGCQSFPEPKVVTVASLPNVNFEIPTVCQAEVAVFKNTSTNELGTETGLQYFWDFGDASNPAMNTSQLKVGAHLYPGPTDYDVTLTVINASGCKNSKTQRISVNGATPVPIFSVANMDKLCSNKEVLVTSTSYVLQGGNLTKLEWQPDFVNHPEWVVTDDSPTSGESYSFDYKAFNTPEAKTYKIRLVAYSGGTALSCHEDKTQDITVLAAPILKFDDIDPICVNAESIPLTQAAETANLPGTGVYSGPGVVQVGANAFKFNPAVAGVNESGHTITYTFTANNGCPETIVNKIKVMPKPSLFVDRDVYVLAGGQKMILSEATGFKISYQWSPVTGLSSSTISNPIVTPEKDTEYTVTVTSGSNCIVYQTVSVHVLNSVNAPNTFSPNGDGVNDTWNIAHLDSYPNVTVDIFDRYGAKVFFSKGYSVPFDGNFKNEALPVGTYYYIIDPKNGRSRVTGSLTLIR from the coding sequence ATGAGTAAATCGGTTTACCTGCTGATTTTTATCCTTATACTTTTGTGTTTTCAGAAAGTAAATGGCCAAAATATATCTAATGAGGGCACTGAGTTTTGGGCTGTTTTTCCAACTCATAATCCTGCCGGTGCTAACAATTTGGCTAATATTACTATATATGTGACTTCTAAAGAGAATTCTGAAGTAACAGTTAGTTGTGGTACTTATACATCAGGGTCAAAAGCAATACCTGCCAATACCAGTGTGCCATTTGATGTGCCTAGAAGCCAGGCGTACATTGATGAAACTGAATCTTATCCTACAAGAACTATTATTTCAGAAAGTGTACTCTCAAGAGGGATTCATGTTAAAGTTACAGATGGTCAACCTAAAGTTGCAGCTTATGCCCATATTTATGCAGGCAGGCGATCGGCAGCATCATTGCTATTACCAGTAGAAGCTGCTGGACAGAAGTATTATTCTATGAATTTTACACAGAGTCCTAATGAAGGCAATAACTTTATTGTCATTGTTGCTGCGGAAGACGATACAGATGTAAGAATTCATAATGGTAATACAATAATTCCTATACATTTGAACCTTAAAGGGGATGTTTTTGAATATCGCTCTGTAGATGCCACTGATTTAACTGGGACCTTTATAGATGTAGATCCAATTAGTTCTGGATGCAAGAAATTTGTAGCATTTTCAGGAAGTTCAGCTGATAATATTGGTGATTGCGTGTTGGCTCCAAATGTTACTGTGTCAAGAGATCCACTTTTTCAGCAGCTTTATCCTGTGAATAGTTGGGGTAAAAATTACGGCATAGTGCCATTTATCGATAGACGGCATATTGTAAGGGTACTTGCACAAGAAGACAATACTACTGTAAAAGCAGATGGAGTTTTAGTTGCCACTTTAAATGCTGGTATGTATTACACTTCGCCAATATCAAGTGTCTCTTCATTAGTAACTGCAGATAAAAACATTAGTGTAGCGCAGTATTCTTTAAGCCAGGCATGTTCCGGGGTTAATGGAGGAGCTAAAACAGGTGATCCCGAAATGATCCTGCTAAATCCTGTAGAATTCAACATCAAGAAAATTACGTTGTTCTCTTCCAAAGACGAAGCGATTTCGGAGAAATATATCAATATATATATGAAAACCTCAGGCACATCAACCTTTAAGATTGATGGAGCAGCCCCCATCAAATCATGGGTGCCAGTTCCATCTAACCCAGAGTTTTCTTATATTCAAATTGGATTGGATATTGAGTTGACAAGTGTAACCTTAATGGCTGATGTTGGTTTTAATGCGGTTGCGTATGGTTTTGGAAATGTTGAGTCTTATGGATACTCTGCAGGGACTAATCTGGCAAGCAATAATTATTTATTGGTAACGAATGAAAGTAAAACGCTTGAAAGTCCTGATGCATGCGTGGATGAACCTGCTAGTTTTAAAGTGGTTCTTCCATATGAGGTTAGCAAAATTACCTGGTCGCTAAATGAGGGCATACCTTATGTAGATGCTGCGCCTGTTGCAACGCCGATTACAGTGAATGGAGAAGTCTATTACTCTTATTTTTATTTAGCAAATAAAGAATTCGAGTTGGCTGATCTGGGTGAGAATGAGATGAAAGTGAACATAAATTTGGCTGCCACCATGGCTGGGTGCCCGGGAGCACCGCTTGAGTTGACTTTTAAGTTTAATGTGGATGCTTTGCCAGATCCCGATTTTGATTTTGCACCTGGAACAAACATTTGTCCCGATGTACCTGTCCAGTTTTTTGACAGAAGCAACTCAAATACTGTTGGTAAGAAAATTGCCCGATGGACCTGGACGTTTGATGATGGTAAGATAGAAACAACTCAAAATCCCTTTCATACTTTTACCTCAGGCGGGGAACATAGCGTAAAGCTATCAGTTGCTACAGAAACAGGATGTATGTCTGATGTGAAAGATATTCCAGTGAATGTACGGCCAAAGATGACTGCTAAATTCAGTGCCCCTTCTGTTGTATGTCCGTCTGTTGAGTTCTCTATAACTGATCAGTCTAGCATAGAAACACCGGGTAAAATTGTAAAATGGCTTTGGAATTTTGGAGATGGAAAGCCAACGATTAATAAGTTTGACGCCTTACCTTTTACATATTCTTATAGTGAAGCAGGAAGTTATACCATTACTCTGGTTACCGAATCGGAATCTGATGGATGTCAAAGTTTTCCTGAACCTAAGGTGGTAACTGTAGCTTCATTACCTAATGTGAACTTTGAAATACCAACTGTGTGTCAGGCTGAAGTTGCTGTTTTTAAAAATACATCAACAAATGAACTAGGAACGGAAACAGGTTTGCAGTATTTCTGGGACTTTGGCGATGCTTCAAATCCCGCTATGAATACCTCACAACTCAAAGTTGGTGCACATTTATATCCTGGGCCTACAGATTATGATGTGACCTTAACTGTAATCAATGCCTCGGGTTGTAAGAATTCAAAGACTCAAAGAATTTCTGTTAACGGTGCAACTCCTGTCCCTATATTTAGTGTAGCGAATATGGATAAGTTATGTAGCAATAAGGAAGTTTTGGTGACCAGCACTTCTTATGTTTTACAAGGTGGTAATTTGACAAAACTTGAATGGCAGCCTGATTTTGTAAATCATCCGGAATGGGTAGTTACTGACGATAGTCCAACTTCTGGTGAGTCCTATTCTTTTGACTATAAAGCTTTCAATACGCCTGAAGCGAAAACTTATAAAATACGCCTAGTTGCTTATTCTGGGGGTACTGCGCTTAGCTGTCATGAGGATAAGACTCAAGATATTACTGTTTTAGCGGCTCCAATCTTAAAATTTGATGATATTGATCCAATTTGTGTTAATGCAGAATCCATACCTTTAACTCAAGCCGCAGAAACCGCTAATCTGCCAGGAACTGGCGTCTATTCCGGACCAGGCGTTGTTCAGGTTGGTGCTAACGCTTTTAAGTTTAATCCTGCAGTGGCAGGTGTAAATGAAAGTGGCCATACCATAACTTATACTTTCACCGCTAACAATGGCTGCCCTGAAACAATAGTTAACAAGATAAAGGTAATGCCAAAACCTTCTCTTTTTGTGGATCGTGATGTATATGTTTTAGCTGGAGGACAAAAGATGATTTTATCAGAAGCTACTGGCTTTAAAATATCTTATCAATGGAGTCCTGTAACTGGATTGAGTAGTAGTACAATTTCTAATCCTATAGTTACTCCTGAAAAAGACACAGAATATACGGTGACTGTAACTTCTGGTAGTAATTGCATTGTTTACCAAACGGTTTCTGTGCATGTTTTGAATTCGGTTAATGCTCCAAATACTTTCTCTCCAAATGGAGACGGTGTAAACGATACATGGAATATTGCCCATTTGGACAGCTATCCGAACGTAACCGTCGATATTTTTGACCGTTACGGCGCAAAAGTGTTTTTTAGTAAAGGATATTCCGTACCTTTTGACGGGAATTTTAAAAATGAAGCTTTGCCTGTAGGAACCTATTACTACATTATAGATCCAAAAAATGGCAGGAGTAGAGTAACGGGCTCATTAACCTTAATTAGATAA
- a CDS encoding type IX secretion system membrane protein PorP/SprF, which translates to MKPYHFILVTFMLLASIATAQQRPQYTQYVFNNYLLNPALSGIENYADVKMGYRKQWAGITNAPKTSFITANWNLGSDYLWRNALSLPEKGDDPMSKNYMQNYTASPAHHGMGVTAVLDKTGPISRLDANVTYAYHLQLANTLNLSVGAAVGLTNIALDVNALLLENASDPALSNTIVNQVKPDLGLGLWLYGARFFAGVAAQQIIPQKLSFTNDPSYNSGKEVAHYFITAGYKLFIDDEIAAIPSVMVKSVRPTPVSVDMNLKVSFRDRLWVGGSYRRNDSYSALVGFNMSKLINLTYSYDFTTSDLNKVSNGTHEIVLGLQLNNIYEVLSTTRMW; encoded by the coding sequence TTGAAACCTTACCATTTTATATTGGTTACATTTATGCTACTGGCATCAATAGCTACGGCCCAACAGCGGCCGCAGTATACCCAGTATGTGTTCAATAACTATCTTCTAAATCCTGCATTAAGCGGTATAGAAAATTATGCTGATGTGAAAATGGGCTACCGTAAACAATGGGCAGGTATCACTAATGCGCCAAAAACATCCTTTATTACTGCAAATTGGAACCTTGGAAGCGACTACTTATGGAGAAATGCATTGTCTTTACCTGAAAAAGGGGACGACCCGATGAGTAAAAATTACATGCAGAATTATACTGCTTCGCCTGCGCACCATGGCATGGGAGTGACCGCTGTTTTGGATAAGACCGGTCCAATTTCAAGACTCGATGCCAATGTTACTTATGCGTACCACTTACAGTTAGCTAATACATTAAATTTATCTGTTGGTGCTGCAGTGGGGTTAACTAATATAGCACTGGATGTGAATGCACTCTTATTGGAAAATGCCAGCGATCCCGCGCTTTCTAATACGATTGTAAACCAGGTGAAGCCTGATTTGGGCCTGGGGCTATGGTTATATGGCGCAAGGTTTTTTGCCGGAGTTGCCGCTCAGCAGATTATTCCGCAAAAGTTATCCTTTACAAATGATCCAAGTTATAATTCTGGGAAAGAGGTTGCTCATTATTTTATAACTGCTGGGTATAAACTTTTTATTGACGATGAGATAGCCGCTATTCCGTCGGTTATGGTTAAAAGTGTGCGTCCAACTCCGGTTTCTGTAGATATGAACTTGAAGGTGTCTTTTAGGGACAGGTTATGGGTTGGTGGAAGTTATCGTCGTAATGATTCTTATTCCGCACTTGTGGGATTTAATATGAGTAAGTTGATTAACTTAACTTACTCATATGATTTTACTACTTCGGATTTAAATAAGGTTAGCAACGGTACACATGAAATTGTACTTGGATTGCAGCTGAACAATATTTATGAAGTGCTTAGCACAACACGCATGTGGTAA